A stretch of the Rosa rugosa chromosome 5, drRosRugo1.1, whole genome shotgun sequence genome encodes the following:
- the LOC133711694 gene encoding uncharacterized protein LOC133711694, translating to MVGEVEPKAFDAIAKINQLRNQSPNNKPLSDCQEYYVAVVRNNVPQATEAIDKSDSGKAEQLMNDVVCKADSCEKGKKSGSPLISLNNVVKDVSSVAAAISRLI from the coding sequence ATGGTTGGTGAGGTTGAGCCTAAGGCGTTTGATGCCATTGCCAAAATCAATCAGCTACGTAACCAAAGCCCTAATAACAAACCCTTAAGCGATTGTCAGGAATATTACGTTGCAGTTGTTCGAAATAATGTACCCCAAGCCACTGAAGCAATTGATAAAAGTGATAGTGGCAAGGCGGAGCAACTCATGAATGACGTTGTGTGTAAGGCTGATTCATGCGAAAAGGGTAAAAAGAGCGGCTCTCCTTTGATTAGCTTGAACAATGTCGTAAAAGATGTTTCGTCTGTGGCTGCAGCAATATCAAGATTGATTTGA
- the LOC133708389 gene encoding uncharacterized protein LOC133708389, with amino-acid sequence MARFFFTQSLQLRHSLLRCRPRPAHAHRAYSTRSGQLFEIEINPSTSSSSEGESEALMLKKLDDIVQRILVQKATPDWLPFVPGSSFWVPPRRSPLGVNDFVGTLADKLSDEESLSVATDRGWPCSGFFINGSESAETKEVGDEAEGSGELEVVEVDVKVLTANLEDE; translated from the exons ATGGCCCGATTCTTCTTCACTCAGAGTCTCCAACTCCGCCACTCCCTCCTCCGGTGCCGGCCCCGGCCAGCCCATGCCCACCGGGCCTACTCTACCCGATCCGGGCAGCTCTTCGAGATCGAGATAAACCCCTCCACCTCCAGCTCATCGGAAGGCGAATCGGAGGCCCTCATGCTCAAGAAGCTAGACGACATCGTTCAGAGGATCCTCGTCCAGAAGGCCACCCCCGATTGGCTCCCCTTCGTTCCCGGCTCCTCCTTCTGGGTCCCGCCCCGACGGTCCCCCCTCGGTGTCAACGACTTCGTCGGAACATTGGCTGACAAGCTCTCCGATGAGGAGTCCCTCTCCGTCGCCACCGACCGAGGCTGGCCCTGCTCTGGTTTTTTCATCAATG GCAGTGAATCTGCGGAAACAAAGGAGGTTGGTGATGAGGCAGAAGGATCAGGAGAACTAgaggtggtggaggtggatgTAAAGGTTTTGACAGCCAACTTGGAGGATGAGTAA
- the LOC133711693 gene encoding cell wall / vacuolar inhibitor of fructosidase 1-like, with product MDANLITKTCKETPSYDLCDSSPQLDPWSFDADVKGLALLMVDVVKAKATNTVNHINDLLKQTSGAQPLSSCLDVYNVVIQAKVPKASEALSKGDPKFAEQGMNDVGLGADLCENSFSGSSSPLTYLNKTVRDVADVASAIVQHFDMHM from the coding sequence ATGGATGCCAATCTCATTACCAAAACATGTAAGGAAACGCCAAGTTACGATCTTTGTGATTCTTCTCCTCAATTAGACCCTTGGAGCTTCGATGCAGATGTCAAAGGGTTAGCCCTATTAATGGTCGATGTTGTTAAGGCTAAGGCAACTAATACTGTAAACCATATCAATGATCTTCTTAAACAGACGTCGGGAGCTCAACCCTTAAGTTCTTGCCTCGATGTATATAATGTAGTTATACAGGCTAAAGTCCCAAAAGCCAGTGAAGCTCTGTCTAAAGGTGACCCTAAGTTTGCAGAGCAAGGCATGAATGATGTTGGCCTGGGGGCAGATTTATGTGAAAATAGTTTTTCGGGCAGCTCATCTCCTCTCACATATTTGAACAAAACTGTTAGGGATGTTGCGGATGTGGCTTCAGCAATTGTTCAGCATTTTGATATGCATATGTAG
- the LOC133710526 gene encoding putative clathrin assembly protein At5g57200, translating to MGTFSGFRKAYGALKDSTKVGLIKVNSEFKDLDIATVKATSHVECPPKERHVRKIFSATSVVRPRADVAYCIHALGKRLSKTRSWIVAIKTLIVIHRTLREGDPTFREELLNYSQRGHMLQISNFKDDSSPLAWDCSSWVRTYALFLEERLECFRVLKYDIESERLTKTSPGSTKVHSRTRMLGADELLEQLPALQQLLYRLVGCQPEGTAYNNYLIQYALALVLKESFKIYCAINDGIINLVDMFFDMPRHDAVKALNIYKRAGQQAEHLAEFYEYCKGLDLARTFQFPTLRQPPPSFLATMEEYIKEAPQSGAVQKRLEYHETEERPQQPAPPPPEPEKKEEEEEEKVEEPPEKVEEEPQPKEEEVVEPPPLIETDLLGLNEINPRAAEIEESNALALAIIPNGTEPQSGSNLNDIGGTSGWELALVTTPSTNTGPVVDKKLAGGFDKLLLDSLYEDDGARRQLQLQNAGYGYGATSLQNPFEQAQQQPVHDPFAMSNSIAPPTNVQMALMAQQQHQVHQQQHQMQQQYQQQQNMMMVPHPYYSQYQQAQQPAGPSNPFGDPFSFPPPSSSAMPNQGNQHLL from the exons ATGGGTACATTCTCTGGCTTTAGAAAGGCCTATGGAGCTTTGAAGGACTCTACCAAGGTTGGCCTTATCAAGGTCAACAGCGAATTCAAG GATTTGGATATTGCCACTGTGAAGGCCACAAGTCACGTTGAGTGCCCTCCGAAAGAGCGACATGTCCGAA AGATTTTCTCTGCAACATCGGTGGTACGCCCGCGAGCAGATGTGGCATATTGCATTCATGCGCTGGGCAAGAGATTGTCCAAGACACGGAGTTGGATT GTTGCGATAAAGACATTGATAGTTATTCATAGGACATTGCGAGAGGGTGATCCTACCTTTAGAGAGGAGCTTCTGAACTATTCTCAGAGAGGACATATGCTCCAAATTTCCAATTTTAAAGACGACTCTAGTCCCCTTG CTTGGGATTGTTCTTCTTGGGTTAGGACATATGCACTCTTTTTAGAAGAACGTCTAGAATGTTTCCGAGTTTTGAAATATGACATTGAGTCAGAGCGTTTGACTAAAACATCGCCAGGATCAACCAAG GTGCATAGTAGAACACGAATGTTGGGAGCTGATGAACTGTTGGAGCAGCTACCTGCACTGCAGCAACTTCTTTACCGTCTAGTTGGTTGCCAG CCTGAAGGAACGGCTTATAACAATTACCTCATACAATATGCTTTGGCTCTG GTATTAAAAGAGAGCTTTAAAATATATTGTGCCATCAATGATGGAATCATAAATCTCGTAGATATG TTCTTTGATATGCCAAGACACGATGCAGTTAAAGCTCTCAATATTTACAAAAGAGCCGGTCAACAG gCTGAGCATCTTGCTGAGTTTTATGAGTATTGCAAGGGTTTGGATCTTGCTAGAACTTTTCAGTTTCCAACACTGAGACAG CCACCGCCGTCATTTCTTGCAACAATGGAAGAGTACATAAAAGAAGCGCCTCAGTCCGGTGCTGTTCAGAAGAGACTG GAGTACCATGAGACAGAAGAGCGGCCTCAACAACCAGCGCCTCCGCCTCCAGAGcctgaaaaaaaagaagaagaagaagaagaaaaagtcgAGGAACCACCGGAAAAAGTTGAGGAAGAACCCCAACCAAAGGAGGAAGAGGTAGTTGAACCTCCTCCCTTGATCGAAACTGATCTCCTG GGCCTAAATGAAATAAATCCAAGAGCTGCAGAAATTGAAGAAAGCAATGCTCTAGCTCTTGCTATAATTCCAAATG GGACTGAACCACAATCTGGATCAAATTTGAATGATATCGGTGGGACTTCAGGTTGGGAGCTGGCCCTGGTAACCACACCAAGCACCAATACTGGCCCCGTGGTAGATAAAAAATTG GCTGGTGGGTTTGACAAGCTATTACTCGATAGCTTGTATGAAGATGATGGTGCAAGGAGACAGCTACAACTCCAGAATGCAGGATATGGTTATGGCGCGACAAGCCTGCAAAATCCATTTGAACAAGCACAGCAGCAGCCTGTACATGATCCATTTGCAATGTCTAACAGCATTGCGCCTCCTACGAATGTGCAAATGGCACTAATGGctcaacaacaacaccaagtaCACCAACAGCAACACCAAATGCAGCAACAGTATCAACAACAACAGAACATGATGATGGTACCTCACCCATATTATTCTCAATATCAACAGGCGCAACAACCCGCAGGCCCTTCGAATCCATTTGGAGACCCTTTCAGCTTCCCTCCTCCTTCTTCTAGTGCAATGCCTAACCAGGGAAACCAACACCTACTGTAG